From Paracoccus sp. MC1862, a single genomic window includes:
- a CDS encoding glycosyltransferase family 2 protein translates to MSADIPASVSVVITARDAAATIADAVRTALDEPETAEVIVVDDASRDATAEVARAAAQGDGRLRVIRCEVNIGPAAARNRALAVATGEFVAVLDADDFILPGRFARLLAVPGWDMVADNILFVAESASPADLPPLPAIAPALIDIDLAGFVRANRSGRGANRHEWGFLKPIMRRDFLQAQGLRYDETLRLGEDYDLYVRMLQKGARFRVSTETGYAARWRAQSLSSRHRTADLAALLTAVRAHLAAPGLDRAAREALRAHLAEQRRRFLLRDFLDRRAKAGRAGAVLSALRRPATLVPIARGILADKLAARRPATPARIGRLLIEG, encoded by the coding sequence ATGAGCGCCGACATCCCTGCCTCCGTTTCCGTTGTCATCACCGCCCGCGACGCCGCCGCGACCATCGCCGACGCGGTGCGCACGGCCCTGGACGAGCCGGAAACCGCCGAGGTGATCGTGGTCGACGACGCCTCGCGCGACGCCACAGCCGAGGTCGCCCGCGCGGCCGCCCAGGGGGACGGGCGGCTGCGGGTGATCCGCTGCGAGGTGAACATCGGCCCCGCCGCCGCCCGCAACCGGGCGCTGGCGGTGGCAACGGGCGAGTTCGTGGCGGTGCTGGACGCCGACGACTTCATCCTGCCCGGCCGCTTCGCCCGGCTGCTGGCGGTGCCGGGCTGGGACATGGTGGCCGACAACATCCTGTTCGTGGCCGAAAGCGCATCCCCCGCCGACCTGCCGCCGCTGCCCGCCATCGCGCCGGCGCTGATCGACATCGACCTTGCGGGCTTCGTGCGCGCCAACCGTTCGGGCCGCGGCGCGAACCGGCATGAATGGGGCTTCCTCAAGCCGATCATGCGACGCGATTTCCTCCAGGCGCAGGGGCTGCGCTACGACGAGACGCTGCGGCTCGGCGAGGACTACGACCTTTACGTGCGGATGCTTCAGAAGGGCGCACGCTTCCGCGTCAGCACCGAGACCGGCTATGCCGCCCGCTGGCGGGCACAGTCGCTGAGCTCGCGCCACCGCACGGCCGATCTGGCGGCCCTGCTGACGGCCGTCCGCGCGCATCTGGCGGCACCCGGCCTCGACAGGGCAGCGCGCGAGGCGCTGCGGGCGCACCTGGCCGAACAGCGCCGGCGGTTCCTGCTGCGCGACTTCCTCGACCGCCGCGCCAAGGCGGGCCGGGCAGGGGCGGTGCTGTCCGCCCTGCGCCGCCCCGCCACTCTGGTCCCGATCGCGCGCGGCATCCTCGCGGACAAGCTGGCGGCCCGGCGTCCCGCCACCCCGGCGCGGATCGGGCGGCTGCTGATCGAGGGCTGA